The Penaeus vannamei isolate JL-2024 chromosome 16, ASM4276789v1, whole genome shotgun sequence genome includes a window with the following:
- the LOC138864491 gene encoding facilitated trehalose transporter Tret1-like: MVPLVRLGQRVTNLIAIPISFASWLTLATTPTIWLALLARFAQGLSTGLMALSCSIYIMELSHTEIRGRLVAIVDLSRQLGVLFGYGLGCTALSWRQLALVFALTNTIIPFIGLACLPSSPRWLASRGRMEEANKALAFFRGSAYDFQPEMQDIRNQLDKVKGSRKSTLGQLRQMKESFILRSMIILSFLMFGIQYNGLSAIGIYLVTIFNSANVGLNSYTSTVIVGVLRVLGNAVYLLVIDHVRRKLIFLVSCLMCGVCLILLGGYFLDQTLSGVLSSQGWIPIVTLSLFTFSSSISYPSLALLRGELIPTSVRSVAVPILYTLYFTAAFTSSQTYPYMVMYLGEHGTFWVFAAVNIAVGCVGAALLPETRGRTLEQITVRQQEKEESRRLNKASSTQESEA, translated from the coding sequence ATGGTCCCGTTGGTGCGGCTGGGGCAGCGGGTGACCAACCTCATCGCAATCCCGATCTCCTTCGCTTCGTGGCTCACCCTGGCCACAACGCCGACCATCTGGCTCGCCCTGCTTGCCCGCTTTGCGCAAGGGCTGTCGACGGGCCTCATGGCTTTGTCCTGCAGCATTTACATCATGGAACTGTCTCATACAGAGATACGAGGCCGACTAGTAGCTATCGTGGATCTCTCGAGACAACTTGGGGTGCTCTTCGGCTACGGTCTAGGCTGCACGGCCCTTAGCTGGCGACAACTAGCGCTGGTGTTCGCCCTGACCAACACTATCATCCCATTTATAGGCCTAGCGTGTCTCCCCAGCTCTCCCAGATGGCTCGCATCGAGAGGTCGTATGGAGGAAGCAAACAAGGCTCTGGCTTTCTTTCGAGGATCAGCATATGACTTTCAACCTGAAATGCAGGATATCCGAAACCAGCTCGACAAAGTCAAGGGCAGTCGCAAGAGCACACTTGGCCAGCTGAGGCAAATGAAAGAGTCTTTCATATTACGCTCCATGATTATTTTGAGTTTTCTTATGTTTGGAATTCAATACAATGGACTTTCTGCAATTGGGATTTACCTTGTCACGATTTTTAACTCGGCCAACGTTGGTCTTAACTCATACACAAGCACAGTAATCGTAGGAGTGCTAAGAGTCCTGGGAAACGCCGTTTATCTTCTCGTAATCGACCATGTGAGACGAAAActtatttttttggtttcttgCTTAATGTGCGGTGTCTGTCTGATCCTTCTCGGAGGATATTTCCTCGACCAGACTCTTTCGGGCGTCCTCAGCAGCCAGGGATGGATACCGATCGTGACTCTTTCGCTTTTCACATTTTCCTCGAGCATTTCCTACCCTTCATTGGCTCTGTTGCGAGGCGAACTCATCCCTACCTCGGTGCGTTCCGTAGCCGTACCGATTCTGTACACACTGTATTTTACGGCTGCGTTTACATCGTCCCAGACGTATCCTTACATGGTGATGTACTTGGGTGAGCACGGGACGTTCTGGGTGTTCGCGGCCGTGAATATCGCCGTCGGTTGCGTTGGGGCGGCGCTGCTGCCCGAGACGCGAGGTCGGACGCTCGAGCAGATCACGGTGCGccaacaggagaaggaagaatcgAGGAGACTAAACAAGGCGTCGTCCACGCAAGAGAGTGAAGCCTGA
- the LOC113818094 gene encoding uncharacterized protein, which produces MAIQNQRRSSDTTDDSNCKEKYSNSEGITPEKIHMLQKTADVHSTTSPAVLPQVMATLATSMCMLDIGALLAYGSVSLPRITDPDSEDLVFDTAQAAFFGSWF; this is translated from the exons ATGGCTATCCAAAACCAACGCAGGAGTAGTGATACCACGGACGATAGTAACTGTAAGGAAAAATATTCCAATAGCGAAGGGATTACCCCTGAGAAAATACATATGCTTCAGAAAACAGCTGACGTCCACAGCACTACTTCACCCGCTGTCCTGCCTCAG GTGATGGCGACACTCGCAACGTCCATGTGCATGCTCGACATCGGTGCCCTCCTTGCCTATGGCAGCGTGTCCCTTCCTCGCATCACCGACCCCGACTCCGAGGATCTTGTGTTTGATACGGCACAAGCTGCATTTTTCGGTTCGTGGTTTTGA